A window of the Dioscorea cayenensis subsp. rotundata cultivar TDr96_F1 chromosome 14, TDr96_F1_v2_PseudoChromosome.rev07_lg8_w22 25.fasta, whole genome shotgun sequence genome harbors these coding sequences:
- the LOC120275056 gene encoding tRNA pseudouridine synthase A-like, with protein MATMASPPHPKKPKMSSDDDDDAGEPTSPTAADAIASEPPRRRYKRRKIAIFLAYCGAGYQGMQKNPGARTIEGDLEEALFLSGAVPDNDRAQPRRYDWARAARTDKGVSAAGQVVSGRFYIDPPGFIDRLNSHLDPQIRIFGFKRATASFNAKKFCDRRRYVYLLPVFALDPNAHPDRESVMASLGTGNELLRCLECSERGRKVAGLMGRQSKLSDQNASLDFGNGEGVDVVEESAPQVKTIDGKEEEMEMAARTSEFSYGEKEKERFNAILKQYVGTHNFHNFTTRTKAEDPSAQRFIISFEADHVVNIEGVDFVRCEVVGQSFMLHQIRKMIGLAVAIMRNCAPESLMEVALRKVVRINVPTAPEVGLYLDECLFTSYNQKWKDSHEDMSMEAYAEQAEEFKIKHIFPHIASMELKEGAVALWLHSLNHRNYPDFRFLESNGETAGLEHVKVDEAAN; from the exons ATGGCGACCATGGCCTCCCCTCCCCATCCCAAGAAACCCAAGATGTCCTCCGACGACGATGACGACGCCGGCGAGCCCACATCCCCCACCGCAGCCGATGCAATAGCCTCCGAACCACCCCGCCGTCGCTACAAACGCCGCAAGATCGCCATCTTCTTGGCCTACTGCGGCGCTGGCTATCAAGGCATGCAGAAAAACCCCGGCGCCCGAACCATCGAGGGTGACCTTGAAGAAGCCCTCTTCCTTTCCGGCGCCGTCCCCGACAATGATCGCGCTCAACCCCGCCGCTATGACTGGGCCCGCGCGGCTCGCACTGACAAAGGCGTCAGCGCTGCCGGCCAGGTCGTCTCTGGCCGCTTCTACATCGACCCGCCAGGCTTCATCGACCGCCTCAACTCCCATCTCGATCCTCAGATACGGATCTTTGGGTTCAAGCGTGCTACGGCGTCGTTTAATGCTAAGAAGTTTTGTGATCGGAGGAGGTATGTGTATCTCCTTCCAGTGTTTGCTTTGGATCCGAATGCGCATCCTGATCGGGAGAGCGTGATGGCGAGTTTGGGGACAGGGAATGAGCTTCTTCGTTGCTTGGAGTGCTCTGAGAGGGGCCGCAAGGTTGCCGGATTGATGGGTCGCCAGTCTAAGCTTTCAGATCAGAATGCAAGTTTGGATTTTGGAAATGGGGAAGGTGTTGATGTTGTTGAAGAATCAGCGCCCCAAGTGAAAACTATTGATGGGAAAGAGGAGGAAATGGAAATGGCTGCTAGGACCAGTGAGTTCAGCTATGGGGAAAAGGAGAAGGAGAGGTTCAATGCTATACTCAAGCAGTACGTTGGGACTCACAACTTCCATAACTTCACTACCCGAACTAAGGCCGAGGACCCCTCTGCTCAGAGGTTCATTATTTCATTCGAAGCTGACCATGTGGTTAATATTGAAGGTGTGGATTTCGTCCGGTGCGAGGTCGTTGGCCAGAGTTTTATGCTGCACCAAATTAGGAAGATGATTGGCCTTGCAGTTGCCATCATGAGGAATTGTGCACCAGAGTCTTTAATGGAGGTTGCTCTAAGAAA GGTTGTGAGAATTAATGTGCCAACCGCACCAGAGGTAGGGCTATACTTGGACGAATGCCTATTTACCTCATATAACCAGAAATGGAAGGATTCACATGAGGACATGTCTATGGAGGCTTACGCAGAGCAGGCAGaagaattcaaaataaaacatatattccCACACATTGCATCTATGGAACTCAAAGAAGGAGCTGTAGCTTTATGGCTTCACTCCTTAAACCACCGAAACTATCCTGATTTCCGATTCTTGGAATCAAATGGAGAGACTGCAGGTCTGGAACATGTTAAAGTTGATGAGGCTGCCAATTAA